TGGAAATGACATGAAATGAATTGTTCCTATCTTAAAATATTTTTTAATTGGCTCGTTCATTCTTCACACCTCCAATAATTTTTATCTATAAAATGTTGTAACTGCCAAAGATTTTAAGCTTCTTTATAGCTTCAAGCTTCACAATCTCTCTTATCTTTTCAAATATTGCCGTGGTTAAATCTTCAGTTTGTTTTATAAATTCTGGAAGCTGAGCATTTATAGCAAGTGTCAGGTCTGTAAATATGTTTATCTTGTTTATACCATATTCTATACACTTTTTAAAATCATCATCAGAAAGACCAGACCCACCGTGCAAGACTAAATAACAATCAACCCTTTTTCTGATTTCAGAAAGCCTTTCAAAATCAAGCCGTGGCTGTCCTTTATAAACACCATGCACTGTGCCAATCGAAACAGCTAAAGCATCAACCTGTGTCTTTTGAGCAAATTCCTCAGCTTCATCAGGCTTTGTATAAAATTCTGGATTTTTAAAGTCAAAATCTCCTCTTCCCACAACTCCAAGCTCACCTTCAACGCTCACACCAACAGAATGCGCTATCTCAACAACTTCCCTTGTTCTCTTTATATTCTCTTCAAAAGGCAAACTTGACCCATCAAACATGACAGATGTAAACCCAGCCTTTATTGCTCTCATGATGTTTTTCAAACTCTTTGCATGGTCAAGATGAACACAAACTGGAACAGATGCCCTTTTCGCAAGGAAAATCATGACCTCTGCAATCATTTCAAAATCAAGCCTGTCAACAAATCTGTCAGCAACACCGATAATAATTGGGCACCTGAGCTGCTCTGCAGCATCGATCAGTCCTTCATAAAAATCGGCTGAAAGCCCGTTGAACATCCCCACACCAAACTTTTTTACTTTTGTATAGCTTAAAACCTGATTCAAATTTACAAGCAAAACAAAGACCTCCTACCCATCAATATTGAGAAATCTTTGAATAAAGGTGGGAAACTGAGTTGTAAAGCTGGTTATAAATTTCATATACTCTGTTGTAAATTTCGTAGTTTTTGCTGTCTGGCTGG
The sequence above is drawn from the Caldicellulosiruptor bescii DSM 6725 genome and encodes:
- a CDS encoding class II fructose-bisphosphate aldolase, with product MLVNLNQVLSYTKVKKFGVGMFNGLSADFYEGLIDAAEQLRCPIIIGVADRFVDRLDFEMIAEVMIFLAKRASVPVCVHLDHAKSLKNIMRAIKAGFTSVMFDGSSLPFEENIKRTREVVEIAHSVGVSVEGELGVVGRGDFDFKNPEFYTKPDEAEEFAQKTQVDALAVSIGTVHGVYKGQPRLDFERLSEIRKRVDCYLVLHGGSGLSDDDFKKCIEYGINKINIFTDLTLAINAQLPEFIKQTEDLTTAIFEKIREIVKLEAIKKLKIFGSYNIL